Proteins from a single region of Macaca nemestrina isolate mMacNem1 chromosome 13, mMacNem.hap1, whole genome shotgun sequence:
- the LOC105471778 gene encoding interleukin-1 receptor antagonist protein isoform X2, producing the protein MALETVGRPSGRKPSKMQAFRIWDVNQKTFYLRNNQLVAGYLQGPNVNLEEKIDVVPIEPHALFLGIHGGKMCLSCVKSGDETRLQLEAVNITDLSKNRKQDKRFAFVRSDSGPTTSFESAACPGWFLCTAMEADQPVSLTNMPDKGVMVTKFYFQEDE; encoded by the exons ATGGCTTTAG AGACCGTCGGCCGGCCCTCTGGGAGAAAACCCAGCAAGATGCAAGCCTTCAG aatCTGGGATGTTAACCAGAAGACCTTCTACCTGAGGAACAACCAACTAGTGGCTGGATACTTGCAAGGACCAAATGTCAATTTAGAAG AAAAGATAGATGTGGTACCCATTGAGCCTCATGCTCTGTTCTTGGGAATCCATGGAGGGAAGATGTGCCTGTCCTGTGTCAAGTCTGGTGATGAGACCAGACTCCAGCTGGAG GCAGTTAACATCACTGACCtgagcaagaacagaaaacaggaCAAGCGCTTCGCCTTCGTCCGCTCAGACAGCGGCCCCACCACCAGTTTCGAGTCTGCTGCCTGCCCGGGCTGGTTCCTCTGCACAGCAATGGAAGCAGACCAGCCCGTCAGTCTCACCAATATGCCTGACAAGGGTGTCATGGTCACCAAATTCTACTTCCAGGAGGATGAGTAG
- the LOC105471778 gene encoding interleukin-1 receptor antagonist protein isoform X3 produces the protein MQAFRIWDVNQKTFYLRNNQLVAGYLQGPNVNLEEKIDVVPIEPHALFLGIHGGKMCLSCVKSGDETRLQLEAVNITDLSKNRKQDKRFAFVRSDSGPTTSFESAACPGWFLCTAMEADQPVSLTNMPDKGVMVTKFYFQEDE, from the exons ATGCAAGCCTTCAG aatCTGGGATGTTAACCAGAAGACCTTCTACCTGAGGAACAACCAACTAGTGGCTGGATACTTGCAAGGACCAAATGTCAATTTAGAAG AAAAGATAGATGTGGTACCCATTGAGCCTCATGCTCTGTTCTTGGGAATCCATGGAGGGAAGATGTGCCTGTCCTGTGTCAAGTCTGGTGATGAGACCAGACTCCAGCTGGAG GCAGTTAACATCACTGACCtgagcaagaacagaaaacaggaCAAGCGCTTCGCCTTCGTCCGCTCAGACAGCGGCCCCACCACCAGTTTCGAGTCTGCTGCCTGCCCGGGCTGGTTCCTCTGCACAGCAATGGAAGCAGACCAGCCCGTCAGTCTCACCAATATGCCTGACAAGGGTGTCATGGTCACCAAATTCTACTTCCAGGAGGATGAGTAG
- the LOC105471778 gene encoding interleukin-1 receptor antagonist protein isoform X1: protein MEICRGLGSHLICLLLFLFHSETVGRPSGRKPSKMQAFRIWDVNQKTFYLRNNQLVAGYLQGPNVNLEEKIDVVPIEPHALFLGIHGGKMCLSCVKSGDETRLQLEAVNITDLSKNRKQDKRFAFVRSDSGPTTSFESAACPGWFLCTAMEADQPVSLTNMPDKGVMVTKFYFQEDE from the exons ATGGAAATCTGCAGGGGCCTCGGCAGTCACCTAAtctgtctcctcctcttcctgttcCATTCAGAGACCGTCGGCCGGCCCTCTGGGAGAAAACCCAGCAAGATGCAAGCCTTCAG aatCTGGGATGTTAACCAGAAGACCTTCTACCTGAGGAACAACCAACTAGTGGCTGGATACTTGCAAGGACCAAATGTCAATTTAGAAG AAAAGATAGATGTGGTACCCATTGAGCCTCATGCTCTGTTCTTGGGAATCCATGGAGGGAAGATGTGCCTGTCCTGTGTCAAGTCTGGTGATGAGACCAGACTCCAGCTGGAG GCAGTTAACATCACTGACCtgagcaagaacagaaaacaggaCAAGCGCTTCGCCTTCGTCCGCTCAGACAGCGGCCCCACCACCAGTTTCGAGTCTGCTGCCTGCCCGGGCTGGTTCCTCTGCACAGCAATGGAAGCAGACCAGCCCGTCAGTCTCACCAATATGCCTGACAAGGGTGTCATGGTCACCAAATTCTACTTCCAGGAGGATGAGTAG